The following coding sequences are from one Polynucleobacter sp. JS-JIR-II-50 window:
- a CDS encoding NAD kinase, whose amino-acid sequence MLSPSQNSTKKAFSRVALVGKFHADGIEEHLKDLAKVVSGLGCAVFIESETAAHLGLNSHPTKTAQDFAGAIDLVVVLGGDGTMLGIARQLAGSNVPLVGINMGRLGYMTDIPIQSVQTTLPKIISGEYEADTRTLLDAVVLRNGKEINRALALNDVVVNRSGISGMVELAVHVNGSFMYNQRSDGLIVSTPTGSTAYALSAGGPILHPHVAGILLAPIAPHSLSNRPIVLPQDSVTVIEVVNGLEVIVNFDMQSQTNLQSGDKIEVRQSDKTIDLLHPSNHSDYKTLREKLHWNEYPSTF is encoded by the coding sequence ATGTTAAGCCCATCCCAAAATTCCACCAAGAAGGCATTTAGCCGGGTTGCGCTTGTCGGCAAATTTCATGCTGATGGCATTGAGGAGCACCTAAAAGACCTAGCCAAAGTGGTCTCAGGATTGGGGTGCGCGGTCTTTATTGAGTCGGAGACAGCCGCCCACCTTGGTTTAAACAGCCATCCCACAAAAACTGCTCAGGACTTTGCTGGAGCAATTGACCTTGTTGTCGTTTTAGGGGGTGATGGCACCATGCTAGGCATTGCACGTCAATTAGCGGGCAGTAACGTTCCACTCGTTGGAATCAATATGGGTCGTCTTGGTTATATGACTGATATTCCAATTCAGTCGGTTCAGACTACGCTACCCAAAATCATTTCCGGGGAATACGAAGCCGATACGCGCACGTTGCTCGATGCCGTAGTTCTTCGTAATGGCAAAGAAATCAATCGTGCGTTAGCACTCAATGATGTTGTCGTGAACCGCTCCGGCATTTCAGGAATGGTCGAGTTGGCAGTTCACGTCAATGGCTCATTTATGTATAACCAACGATCTGATGGCTTGATTGTATCTACCCCTACCGGCTCAACTGCATATGCACTCTCAGCCGGCGGACCTATTTTGCATCCCCACGTTGCGGGCATTTTGCTAGCTCCCATTGCGCCACACTCACTCTCGAATCGGCCAATTGTTTTGCCGCAAGATAGCGTCACGGTGATTGAGGTAGTCAATGGACTTGAAGTCATTGTCAATTTTGACATGCAATCACAAACGAATTTACAAAGCGGTGACAAGATTGAAGTGCGTCAATCCGATAAAACTATTGATCTACTACACCCCAGCAATCACAGTGATTACAAGACTTTGCGTGAGAAATTGCACTGGAATGAATACCCATCGACTTTCTGA
- the recN gene encoding DNA repair protein RecN, with the protein MLQTISLRDFVIVDQLELDFSSGFTVLTGETGAGKSILLDALGLVLGERADSSQIREGSNRAEISSLFRIEPELVQSFSQWLDEQGFPIEDEGQSLLLKRTVESNGRSRAFINGSVATLAQLREAGDQLVDIHGQHAHQLLLKGGAQRELLDRHAGLLPLAAEVAQTFKTLADSRRRLEQAENAGQDVERERERLEWQLEELTELSPQDGEWVNIQSEHARLANGAKLISGCQEAIEILSDADNSLESTLSKVCTNVGALAEHDPALGEINQALESASIQLDEAIHGLNRYLQKIDLDPARLSEVEERMQALHSTARKYRVEVDELPKLLLETTERLDALTASQNIEALRDQVKQEEVVYLKLAKQLSQKRTKAAKELGDLVTDAMQDLSMAGGRLEIALAPLSDGGSHGLEQIEFLVAGHAGSTPRSLAKVASGGELARISLAISVITSKASFTPTLVFDEVDAGIGGAVAETVGKLLHQLGQSHQILCVTHLPQVAAQGNHHLKVSKSQNSEKTVSQVQVLGRSERVEEVARMLGGATITDTTRRHARELLEQN; encoded by the coding sequence ATGCTTCAAACCATCTCACTCCGTGACTTTGTCATCGTTGATCAGCTAGAGCTAGATTTCTCAAGCGGGTTTACTGTGCTGACCGGCGAGACCGGTGCAGGTAAATCAATTCTGCTAGACGCCCTTGGCTTAGTGCTGGGTGAGCGTGCTGATAGTAGCCAAATACGTGAAGGCAGTAACCGCGCAGAAATCTCATCACTCTTTCGGATTGAGCCAGAGTTAGTGCAATCGTTTAGTCAATGGCTTGATGAACAAGGATTCCCAATTGAGGATGAGGGCCAAAGCTTATTACTCAAAAGAACCGTAGAAAGTAATGGACGTAGTCGTGCCTTTATTAATGGCAGCGTTGCCACGCTGGCGCAATTGCGCGAAGCGGGTGACCAGCTAGTGGACATTCACGGACAACATGCCCACCAACTCTTATTAAAGGGCGGTGCTCAACGCGAACTTCTCGATCGCCACGCTGGCTTACTGCCACTCGCTGCAGAGGTAGCCCAAACGTTCAAAACACTGGCTGATTCTCGTCGCCGTCTTGAACAAGCGGAAAATGCAGGTCAAGACGTTGAGCGCGAGCGTGAGCGTCTTGAGTGGCAACTGGAAGAGCTCACCGAGCTTTCCCCGCAAGACGGTGAATGGGTCAATATTCAAAGCGAGCACGCCCGCTTAGCAAATGGGGCAAAGCTAATTAGTGGCTGCCAAGAGGCAATTGAGATATTGAGTGATGCCGATAATTCCCTGGAATCTACGCTGTCGAAGGTATGTACTAATGTAGGCGCCCTGGCGGAGCATGACCCAGCGTTAGGCGAGATCAATCAAGCCCTAGAATCGGCCAGCATTCAGCTAGATGAAGCCATTCATGGTCTCAATCGTTACCTACAAAAAATTGACTTAGACCCTGCTCGACTTTCTGAAGTTGAAGAGCGCATGCAAGCATTGCATAGTACGGCTCGCAAATACCGCGTTGAAGTAGACGAACTACCAAAACTCCTGCTTGAGACAACAGAGCGATTGGATGCTCTAACTGCATCCCAAAATATTGAAGCACTCCGGGATCAAGTTAAGCAAGAAGAAGTTGTTTACTTAAAGCTAGCAAAACAGCTTTCACAAAAACGTACTAAGGCCGCAAAAGAACTCGGTGATTTAGTGACTGATGCAATGCAAGATTTATCAATGGCAGGTGGGCGCCTAGAGATTGCTTTGGCACCCCTTAGTGACGGCGGATCCCATGGTCTTGAGCAAATTGAATTTTTAGTAGCCGGTCATGCCGGTAGCACGCCACGCTCACTTGCTAAGGTAGCCTCAGGCGGGGAGCTAGCCCGCATTAGCCTGGCAATTAGCGTTATTACAAGTAAAGCCTCATTCACCCCCACCCTCGTCTTTGATGAAGTGGATGCAGGTATTGGTGGTGCTGTTGCTGAAACAGTGGGCAAACTATTGCATCAATTGGGTCAATCTCACCAAATCTTATGTGTCACCCATTTGCCACAGGTAGCGGCTCAAGGCAATCATCACCTCAAAGTGAGCAAATCTCAAAACAGTGAGAAGACAGTATCGCAAGTACAGGTTTTGGGTAGATCTGAACGGGTGGAAGAAGTGGCCCGCATGCTTGGTGGCGCCACTATTACTGATACTACTCGCCGTCATGCCCGAGAGTTACTAGAGCAAAACTAA
- the glnE gene encoding bifunctional [glutamate--ammonia ligase]-adenylyl-L-tyrosine phosphorylase/[glutamate--ammonia-ligase] adenylyltransferase: MDDFSRQIDFLEQHSTYARRWLSARPEWLEWLRIQGQKKVDIQGIKALLKDCGVDEWADAQDDTLWMANLRLARQRLMLWVAFRDLNGMADLQEVTQALSHFAELAVSTSIAFIRGDLKTRFGLPWSNTTQSEMPLMVVGMGKLGGLELNLSSDIDLIFLYEHEGETSGGPKNLSNQEWFTRMGKRLIKLLAEHDANGFVFRVDMRLRPNGDSGPLVCSLDMLEEYLLVQGREWERYAWIKGRLIAPLPGSPDFPRCQRELDQLIRPFVYRRHLDYGVIASIRDLHAQIQAEAEKRSSGHQGRSHDIKLGRGGIREIEFLAQMFQLMRGGTDPRFRVRPSLEVLDLIKQCGILPADEVDALQAAYVFLRRLEHRIQVWDDQQTHYLPDDAEVRSRLAISMQGQEAQVNAFMTELERHQNKVAQLFKKAFLLDDGSRLEIAPLAQDWAPDPIFFPDSHARWQAWIDSAKQKLLPEKSRLIFDNLMCKAAEILQIEGATSAHADQTLLRLFDLLEAIARRSAYLSILAEYPRALSNVLDLLKTSQWGAQYLTHHPHLLDHLLSSQTERALIEDPETYWAEVRAHLNMRLDDVMADGDGSEQAMDILRVTHHNETFITLLTDLGIGVQQALPVERVSDHLSALADLILQTTFERVWPGVAQKFDLPLEASPPFAIISYGKLGGKELGYASDLDIIFLYQAEDSDYAAQEVYALLAKRMINWLTAYTSTGSLFEIDTRLRPNGSAGFLVTNADAFKKYQLREGDNAAWVWEHQALTRARYSAGNSSVGEFFDSVRSEVLSQKRNIAQLRAEILEMRRKVHAGHPNAKIEFDLKHDSGGMVDVEFIVQFLVLAYAQQHAQLIGNLGNIALLRIAGDVGLISQEAALTVGNAYRLLRARQHRLRLDGVEKTQINLENEIDLIAARDAVQALWLEIFKAPSSIG, from the coding sequence ATGGATGATTTTTCCCGGCAAATCGATTTTTTAGAGCAACACTCGACTTATGCGCGACGTTGGCTAAGTGCGCGCCCTGAGTGGCTGGAGTGGCTCCGTATTCAAGGGCAGAAAAAAGTCGATATACAGGGCATTAAGGCCTTGCTAAAAGACTGTGGCGTCGATGAATGGGCTGATGCGCAAGACGATACCCTGTGGATGGCCAATTTGCGCTTGGCAAGACAGCGTTTGATGCTCTGGGTTGCATTCCGGGATTTAAATGGCATGGCCGACTTGCAAGAGGTGACTCAGGCGCTTAGCCATTTTGCTGAATTAGCGGTTTCCACTTCAATAGCTTTTATTCGAGGGGATCTCAAAACCCGCTTCGGTTTGCCTTGGAGCAACACAACACAATCAGAGATGCCTCTCATGGTTGTCGGCATGGGTAAATTGGGCGGCCTTGAACTCAATCTGTCTTCAGACATCGATTTGATTTTTCTCTATGAGCATGAGGGTGAGACTAGTGGCGGGCCTAAGAACTTATCCAACCAGGAATGGTTCACGAGAATGGGCAAACGCTTAATTAAGCTGCTTGCTGAGCACGACGCCAATGGGTTTGTTTTTAGGGTAGATATGCGTCTTCGTCCCAATGGAGATTCAGGACCGCTGGTGTGTAGTTTGGATATGCTAGAAGAATATCTATTGGTTCAGGGGCGAGAGTGGGAGCGCTACGCTTGGATTAAAGGTAGATTAATCGCGCCTCTACCAGGATCTCCGGATTTTCCTCGCTGCCAAAGAGAGCTTGACCAACTGATTCGCCCCTTTGTATACCGTCGGCATTTAGATTATGGTGTGATTGCCTCTATACGGGATTTGCATGCGCAAATTCAGGCGGAAGCAGAAAAACGCTCTTCGGGCCATCAAGGGCGTTCGCATGATATCAAGTTAGGGCGCGGCGGTATTCGAGAGATTGAGTTTTTAGCGCAAATGTTTCAACTCATGCGGGGCGGTACAGATCCTCGCTTTAGAGTCCGCCCAAGCTTGGAGGTCTTAGATCTCATTAAACAATGTGGCATCCTCCCCGCCGATGAGGTAGATGCGTTACAGGCGGCCTATGTTTTCTTAAGGCGCTTGGAGCATCGTATTCAGGTGTGGGATGACCAGCAAACCCACTATCTGCCTGATGATGCTGAAGTCCGATCACGCTTGGCGATTTCGATGCAAGGCCAAGAAGCACAAGTAAATGCTTTTATGACCGAACTAGAGCGGCATCAAAATAAGGTTGCCCAACTTTTTAAAAAAGCATTTTTACTGGATGATGGCTCGCGTCTTGAGATTGCGCCCTTAGCTCAGGACTGGGCACCCGACCCAATATTTTTTCCTGATTCGCATGCGCGGTGGCAGGCTTGGATTGACAGCGCAAAACAAAAATTATTGCCGGAAAAAAGCCGTTTAATTTTCGATAACTTGATGTGCAAGGCGGCAGAGATTTTGCAGATTGAGGGTGCCACCTCCGCACATGCCGACCAAACCCTGTTGCGCTTGTTTGATTTGCTTGAGGCAATTGCGAGGCGTAGTGCCTATCTTTCTATTTTGGCCGAGTATCCCAGAGCATTATCTAATGTCCTTGACTTACTCAAGACATCACAATGGGGCGCGCAATATTTGACGCATCATCCGCATTTGCTGGATCACTTGTTGAGCTCTCAAACCGAGAGAGCGTTGATCGAGGATCCGGAAACATATTGGGCTGAAGTGCGAGCTCATCTCAATATGCGGCTCGATGATGTCATGGCTGATGGTGATGGCTCTGAGCAGGCGATGGATATCCTGCGAGTTACCCATCACAACGAAACCTTCATCACGCTATTGACCGATCTAGGTATTGGCGTGCAACAAGCGCTGCCGGTAGAGCGAGTAAGCGATCATCTATCGGCTCTAGCAGATTTAATTCTGCAGACAACATTTGAGCGGGTTTGGCCTGGCGTGGCCCAAAAGTTTGATTTGCCTCTCGAGGCTAGCCCTCCATTTGCGATTATTTCTTATGGCAAATTAGGCGGCAAAGAGTTGGGCTATGCCTCTGATTTAGATATTATCTTTTTGTATCAAGCGGAAGACTCAGACTATGCCGCTCAAGAAGTTTATGCCTTGCTAGCAAAGCGCATGATTAATTGGTTAACTGCGTATACCTCTACTGGTAGCTTGTTTGAGATTGATACGCGTCTTCGTCCTAATGGCTCTGCTGGGTTCTTGGTAACGAATGCTGACGCCTTTAAAAAATATCAACTGCGAGAAGGTGATAATGCGGCTTGGGTCTGGGAGCATCAGGCCCTTACGCGAGCTCGTTACTCAGCCGGTAATTCCAGCGTGGGCGAATTCTTTGACTCAGTTCGCTCCGAGGTATTAAGTCAGAAACGAAACATTGCGCAGCTCAGGGCGGAAATCTTAGAAATGCGCCGCAAGGTGCATGCAGGCCACCCCAATGCCAAGATCGAGTTTGATTTAAAGCATGATTCTGGCGGCATGGTCGATGTTGAATTTATTGTGCAGTTCTTGGTCTTGGCTTATGCCCAACAGCATGCTCAGCTCATTGGCAATTTAGGAAATATTGCATTGTTGCGAATAGCCGGTGATGTGGGCTTAATTTCCCAAGAGGCTGCGCTAACTGTTGGCAATGCGTATCGATTGTTGAGGGCCCGTCAACATCGTTTGCGTTTGGATGGAGTCGAGAAAACCCAGATCAATCTAGAAAATGAGATTGATCTCATTGCGGCAAGAGATGCGGTTCAGGCGCTTTGGCTGGAGATTTTTAAAGCACCTTCAAGCATTGGCTAG